From Synechococcus sp. A10-1-5-1, a single genomic window includes:
- a CDS encoding ABC transporter permease: protein MRSAGTAIRIARTLLSTQYAYMLEYRAEIALWALSGVLPLIMLGVWQNSGAASQAGWTQEQLRHYFVAAFLVRQFSVVWLIHVFEEDVVSGKLSPFLLQPLQPLWRYFAAHLAEQGTRIPFVALMLLGLAWINPGLLWRPSLENLVLGIAAIWGAFVLRFLLQTLSSMLCFWSERAAALDRLLVIPYLFLSGLVAPLDTFPPAIKSFALATPFPAMVDFPARLLSGLPVDLAGGFLSLLIWFLILGPLCWWGWRRGVRRYGAMGA from the coding sequence GTGCGCTCCGCCGGTACCGCGATCCGAATCGCGCGCACACTGCTGAGTACGCAGTACGCCTACATGCTGGAGTACCGCGCCGAGATCGCGCTATGGGCTCTCTCAGGTGTCTTGCCCCTCATCATGCTCGGGGTCTGGCAAAACAGTGGAGCGGCGAGCCAGGCGGGATGGACCCAAGAGCAACTACGCCACTACTTCGTGGCCGCGTTCCTGGTCCGTCAATTCAGCGTCGTTTGGCTGATCCATGTCTTTGAAGAGGACGTCGTCAGCGGAAAGCTCTCGCCATTTCTGCTGCAACCGCTCCAGCCCCTGTGGCGTTACTTCGCGGCACACCTGGCTGAGCAGGGCACGCGAATTCCCTTTGTTGCCCTGATGCTGCTGGGTTTGGCCTGGATCAATCCTGGGCTGCTCTGGAGGCCCAGCTTGGAGAACCTCGTGCTGGGCATCGCGGCCATCTGGGGCGCGTTCGTCCTGCGGTTTCTACTGCAGACCCTCAGCAGCATGCTCTGTTTCTGGAGTGAGCGAGCCGCGGCGCTGGATCGGCTCCTGGTCATTCCCTATCTCTTTCTCTCGGGTCTAGTGGCACCGCTGGACACCTTCCCTCCTGCGATCAAGAGCTTCGCCCTGGCCACCCCCTTTCCGGCGATGGTCGACTTTCCCGCACGCCTCTTGTCGGGTCTGCCCGTGGATCTGGCTGGCGGATTCCTCAGCCTGTTGATCTGGTTCTTGATCCTCGGACCGCTCTGCTGGTGGGGCTGGCGTCGAGGGGTGCGGCGCTACGGAGCGATGGGGGCATGA